From Procambarus clarkii isolate CNS0578487 chromosome 49, FALCON_Pclarkii_2.0, whole genome shotgun sequence, a single genomic window includes:
- the LOC138351278 gene encoding cerebellar degeneration-related antigen 1-like, which produces MAVSPLLLPEELGPCQGVEALEGVEALEGVEALEGVEALEGLEVLEGVEALEGVESLEGVESLEGVESLEGVEALEGVEALEGVEALEGVESLEGVESLEGLEVLEVVEALEGVESLEGVESLEGVEALEGVEALEA; this is translated from the exons ATGGCTGTGTCGCCCTTATTACTACCTGAGGAGCTTGGTCCATGTCAG GGTGTGGAGGCTCTGGAAGGTGTGGAGGCTCTGGAAGGTGTGGAGGCTCTGGAAGGTGTGGAGGCCCTGGAAGGTTTGGAGGTCCTGGAAGGTGTGGAGGCCCTGGAAGGTGTGGAGTCCCTGGAAGGTGTGGAGTCCCTGGAAGGTGTGGAGTCCCTGGAAGGTGTGGAGGCCCTGGAAGGTGTGGAGGCCCTGGAAGGTGTGGAGGCCCTGGAAGGTGTGGAGTCCCTGGAAGGTGTGGAGTCCCTGGAAGGTTTGGAGGTCCTGGAAGTTGTGGAGGCCCTGGAAGGTGTGGAGTCCCTGGAAGGTGTGGAGTCCCTGGAAGGTGTGGAGGCCCTGGAAGGTGTGGAGGCCCTGGAAGCATGA